The following nucleotide sequence is from Pedobacter sp. PACM 27299.
TCTATGGCAAAGGGTCATCGGCCATCTCCAGGTAGAGGAAGGTCGTTATCAACAGCTCCGTAAAGAGTGGGCGCCCCATGAAAATAAAAAGTTCTTCTGGTTTTTTCAGTTTCAGGCTTTCTCCAATGTAATCCTTGCTATTCCTTTTTTTCTGATTGCCGGCAATAAGGATACGCATATTCATACCCTTGAATATTTCGGAATTGGCCTTTGGGTGATTGCCGTACTCGGAGAATCCATCGCGGATATGCAGTTGAGCCAGTTTAAAAAAGATGCCTGCAACAGGGGCAAGGTTTGTCAGCTGGGATTATGGAACTATTCCCGCCATCCCAATTATTTCTTTCAGCTGCTCCTATGGGTCGCTTATTTTCTTTTCGCCCTGTATGCCCCATGGGGATGGATCGCCATCAGCAGTCCGGTCATCATTGGTTACCTGCTGTTCAAAGTAACTGGTATTCCCGCCACAGAAGAACAGGCCCTCCGTTCCAAAGGTGAGTTATACCGCCAATATCAGCAAAGTACCAGCGTATTTGTTCCATGGTTTAAAAAGCAGGTTTCTACCCTGAAATAAAAAACCATTCGTACTTAAATAACGTATAGTTAAAGTAATCAGCGATACTTTAACACAAAGATTCATGTGGTACGATACTTTAATTGAACAGAACAAATTACCAGATTTTATATTACGCAGCGGGATTCGCAGATTGCTAAAAAAACGTCTTCAGGATGAGACTCTAGGGGATGCAGAAGCTCAGCAGCATCGGCTGAATAAGCTGATTGCAAAATTGAAAACCGAACCCATTGCCGTTCATACGCAAGATGCAAATCAGCAGCATTATGAGGTGCCCACTGCTTTTTACCAATATTGTTTGGGCAAACATTTAAAATATTCTAGTGGGTATTGGAATCCAGGGGTGACCTCTTTGGATACTTCCGAGCAGGATATGCTTGAGCTGAGCACCAAGCGTGCAGATTTGAGAGATGGCCAGTATATTCTCGAACTGGGCTGTGGATGGGGATCTCTCACTTTATTTATGGCTCAAAAGTACCCCAGCAGTCAAATCACGGCAGTCTCCAATTCTGCAACGCAAAAGGCCTATATCGACCAGGCAGCAAGAGAAAGAAACCTGCACAACATTACGGTCCTCACTGAGGACATCAACGTATTTAATAGCCCCGTTCAGTTTGATCGTGTCCTTTCCGTAGAAATGTTCGAGCACATGCGTAATTATGAATTGCTGATGGGCAAAATTGCTTCCTTTATGAAAGATGATGGCCGACTGTTTGTCCACATTTTTAGTCACCACTCATTGGCGTATAAATTTGAGGTGAAGGATGAAACAGATTGGATGAGCAAGTACTTTTTTACCGGGGGGATCATGCCATCCAATCACCTGTTGCTTTACTTTAATCAACACCTTACTGCAGTGAATCATTGGGTGGTGAACGGTACAAATTACGCGAAAACATCCGAAGCATGGCTTAAAAATATGGATGCAAATAGAAAAGAAATTATGCCTATTTTAAGGGAAACGTATGGTGCAGACCAGGCCCTGAAATGGTGGGTCTACTGGCGCCTGTTTTATTTGTCATGCGCAGAATTATTTGCCTGTAACCAGGGCAATGAATGGATGGTTTCTCATTACCTGTTTAAAAAGAAAGCCTGATGGAAAAAGTCGCAATTATAGGTACTGGTATTGCCGGAATGGGTTGCGGTCACCTGCTCCAAAAGAAATACCATCTTACTTTTTATGAAGAACAGGACTATATTGGCGGACACACCAATACCATTACGCTCGAAGAACATGGGGAACCCGTTTATATAGATACCGGATTCATGGTTTTCAATCAGCAGACTTATCCCCAGCTGTCCAGGTTATTCGATAAAATACATGCGCCGGTAAAGACAACTGATATGTCTTTTAGCGTACAATACCTGCCCGATCACCTCGAATATAGCGGATCAAGTCTGAACCATCTTTTCGCACAGCGAAGGAACTTATTCAACCCTTCCTTTTTAAAGATGCTGATGCAAATCAACCGCTTTAATAAAGAAAGTGTGGCTATTCTTGACCAGCCGAAGTACGAAAATTACTCCATAGGCAAGTACATCAGCGAATTTGGTTATAGCCAGGATATGCTCTGGAAATACCTGATTCCGATGAGCTCAGCAGTATGGTCTACACCAATGGAGCAAATTCTGGACTTTCCTGCAGTATCATTGATCAGGTTCTTTAAAAATCATGGTTTCCTCGGACTAGACACCCAGCATCAGTGGTATACGCTTCACAATGGCAGTCAATCTTACCGCGAATTATTGATCAAGCCTTTTAAAGATAGAATCCAGCTGCGGAAGAAAGTAGTGGAAGTATCAAGAATGGCCGATGGGAAGGGGAGTGTACTTGCTGCGGATGGGAGTTCCGCCATATATGACCGCGTCATTCTAGCGTGCCATGCCGATCAGGCATATGGGATGGTAAAGGATAAAACCCCAGATGAACTGCGCCTGCTTTCTAAGTTTAAATACCAGCCCAATAAAGCAGTTCTGCATACTGACAGTAATTTAATGCCTAAAAAGAAACTGGCCTGGAGCAGCTGGAATTACCGGGTAGAAAAACAAGGCGATGCTTTGGTGCCTAGTACCATTTACTGGATGAATCGACTGCAGCAGGTGTCCAATCATCAGGACTATTTTGTTTCCATCAATCCTTCCAGTTCAATTGATACAAAAAAGATTATCCGTGAAATTGATTATGAACACCCCTTATTTGATGTTCCTGCAATGCAGGCACAAAAGGAGCTGCCAATTCTCAACCAGCATGGCCCTCTTTATTATTGTGGGAGTTATTTTAAATATGGTTTTCATGAAGATGCGTATGCCAGCGCAGTTGCACTTTGTGAAAATTGGTAATGATCATTGACAATGAATTCTTCTTTATATAGCTGTAGGGTAATGCACCATCGGCTGGCGCCTAAAACGCACAGCTTTGGCTACCGCGTATACCTGTTTTACCTGGATATTGAAGAACTGCCCATGCTTGCTAAAAAGCTGAGCTGGCTAAGTGTCAATCGCTTTAACCTGTTCAATTTTCGGGATAAGGACCATTTGCATTTGCCGAAAGAAATTGCCGATTGGCATCAGGATTCAGGGCAACAGAGCTCTACTGATCAAAATAAAAATCTGAGGGATAAACTCAGGAAATACCTGTATAAAAATGGATTAGAGCTGGGAGCAGGCCGTGTGATGCTGCTTACTAATCTTGCGGTTTTGGGTTATAACTTTAATCCGGTTTCATTTTACTTCTGCTTTGATGAGCAGGGGGCTCCGCTCTGTGCGGTGGCAGAGATCAGCAACACCTTCCGGGAGATGAAATTATTTCTGATTAAAAAAGAAGAAATGAAAGAGGAGAGGTTCCGGCAGCGGATCGAAAAATATTTCTATGTATCTCCTTTTATTGATCTGGATACGCTGTTCGACTTCGACCTGGCTATCCCCAAT
It contains:
- a CDS encoding DUF1295 domain-containing protein; the protein is MATPYLILICLVACCLVMALVWCWAVKINNAGVVDVFWALNFPLIAILLFFLADGLELRKQLICSMVVIAGLRLGAHLWQRVIGHLQVEEGRYQQLRKEWAPHENKKFFWFFQFQAFSNVILAIPFFLIAGNKDTHIHTLEYFGIGLWVIAVLGESIADMQLSQFKKDACNRGKVCQLGLWNYSRHPNYFFQLLLWVAYFLFALYAPWGWIAISSPVIIGYLLFKVTGIPATEEQALRSKGELYRQYQQSTSVFVPWFKKQVSTLK
- a CDS encoding SAM-dependent methyltransferase, giving the protein MWYDTLIEQNKLPDFILRSGIRRLLKKRLQDETLGDAEAQQHRLNKLIAKLKTEPIAVHTQDANQQHYEVPTAFYQYCLGKHLKYSSGYWNPGVTSLDTSEQDMLELSTKRADLRDGQYILELGCGWGSLTLFMAQKYPSSQITAVSNSATQKAYIDQAARERNLHNITVLTEDINVFNSPVQFDRVLSVEMFEHMRNYELLMGKIASFMKDDGRLFVHIFSHHSLAYKFEVKDETDWMSKYFFTGGIMPSNHLLLYFNQHLTAVNHWVVNGTNYAKTSEAWLKNMDANRKEIMPILRETYGADQALKWWVYWRLFYLSCAELFACNQGNEWMVSHYLFKKKA
- a CDS encoding NAD(P)/FAD-dependent oxidoreductase, which translates into the protein MEKVAIIGTGIAGMGCGHLLQKKYHLTFYEEQDYIGGHTNTITLEEHGEPVYIDTGFMVFNQQTYPQLSRLFDKIHAPVKTTDMSFSVQYLPDHLEYSGSSLNHLFAQRRNLFNPSFLKMLMQINRFNKESVAILDQPKYENYSIGKYISEFGYSQDMLWKYLIPMSSAVWSTPMEQILDFPAVSLIRFFKNHGFLGLDTQHQWYTLHNGSQSYRELLIKPFKDRIQLRKKVVEVSRMADGKGSVLAADGSSAIYDRVILACHADQAYGMVKDKTPDELRLLSKFKYQPNKAVLHTDSNLMPKKKLAWSSWNYRVEKQGDALVPSTIYWMNRLQQVSNHQDYFVSINPSSSIDTKKIIREIDYEHPLFDVPAMQAQKELPILNQHGPLYYCGSYFKYGFHEDAYASAVALCENW
- a CDS encoding DUF1365 domain-containing protein, giving the protein MNSSLYSCRVMHHRLAPKTHSFGYRVYLFYLDIEELPMLAKKLSWLSVNRFNLFNFRDKDHLHLPKEIADWHQDSGQQSSTDQNKNLRDKLRKYLYKNGLELGAGRVMLLTNLAVLGYNFNPVSFYFCFDEQGAPLCAVAEISNTFREMKLFLIKKEEMKEERFRQRIEKYFYVSPFIDLDTLFDFDLAIPNEKLTIRIDDYDQQGNRFFLSTLMGDRKPLTNTNLLRYFFSIPMIPLQVMSLIHWQAFLLWRKKFSFHKKKANQHLQKDVYKPLKTN